A stretch of the Camarhynchus parvulus chromosome 4, STF_HiC, whole genome shotgun sequence genome encodes the following:
- the PCDH18 gene encoding protocadherin-18 isoform X1, whose amino-acid sequence MYQIDGKMHFLFLFALIVMSYNNAVLGKNLKYRIYEEQRVGSVIARLSEDVADVLLKMPNPSSVRFRAMQRGNSPLLVVREDNGEISIGAKIDREQLCQKNLNCSIEFDVITLPTEHLQLFHVEVEVLDINDNSPQFSRALIPIEISESAAVGTRIPLDSAFDPDVGDNSLHTYSLSANDFFSIDVRTRTDGAKYAELIVVRELDRELKSTYELQLTASDKGVPQRSGSSLLKISISDSNDNSPVFEQQSYIIQLLENSPIGTLLIDLNATDPDEGANGKVVYSFSSHVSAKIIETFRIDPEKGHLTLLKQVDYEVTKSYEIDAQAQDMGPNSIPAHCKIIIKVVDVNDNKPEINLNLMSTEREEVACISEGSPLDTFVALVRVQDKDSGVNGEIVCKLHGHGHFKLQKTYENNYLILTNATLDREKRSEYILTVIAEDKGTPSLSTVKHFTVQISDENDNPPRFQTNRYEVVILENNSPGAYITSVTATDPDLGDNGQVTYTILENSVLGSSITTYVTIDPSNGAIYALRTFDHEEVNQIAFTVQARDGGSQQLISNATVVLTIIDENDNAPVIVGPALRNSTAEISIPKDAEIGFLVTRIRATDRDSGMNSELSCSIAADKENNIFVMDPQTCDISINVSVESVPAKQWEFLVIVQDKGSPQLSTKALLKCTILEHVYSFSSTEATLVSQPSLDISMITIISLGSICAVLLVIMVIFATRCNREKKDTRSYNCRVAESTYQHHPKRPSRQIHKGDITLVPTVNGTLPIRSHHRASPSSSPALERGQMSSRQSHHSHQSLNSLVTISSNHVPENFSLELTHATPAVEQVSQLLSMLHQGQYQPRPSFRGNKYSRSYRYALQDMDKFSLKDSGRGDSEAGDSDYDLGRESPIDRLLGEGFSDLFLTDGRIPAAMRLCTEECRVLGHSDQCWMPPLPSPSSDYRSNMFIPGEEFQSPQQQQQQQQHLQQQHHQGLEEDAQAADAGEKKKSFSTFGKDCQGEEESGDSCTSSLLSEMSSVFQRLLPPSLDAYTECNEMDRANSLERRKGHLPAKSVNYPPGVAAWAASTHFQNPANNGPALGTHSGAQPSSKWLPAMEEIPENYEEDDFDNVLNHLSDGKHELMDASELVAEINKLLQDVRQN is encoded by the exons ATGTATCAAATCGACGgtaaaatgcactttttattcctttttgcACTGATTGTAATGTCTTACAATAATGCTGTGCTGGGCAAGAATTTGAAATACAGGATTTATGAGGAGCAGAGGGTTGGATCAGTAATAGCAAGACTATCGGAGGATGTTGCtgatgttttattaaaaatgcctAACCCTTCCTCAGTTCGGTTTCGAGCCATGCAGAGGGGAAATTCTCCCTTGCTTGTAGTCCGTGAGGATAATGGAGAAATCAGCATAGGAGCTAAAATTGATCGGGAACAACTGTGCCAGAAAAACTTGAACTGCTCCATAGAGTTTGATGTGATCACTCTGCCCACTGAGcatctgcagcttttccatgttGAAGTTGAAGTGCTGGATATTAATGACAACTCTCCGCAGTTTTCCAGAGCTCTTATCCCTATTGAGATATCAGAGAGTGCAGCTGTAGGAACTCGGATCCCTTTGGACAGTGCTTTTGATCCAGATGTGGGAGACAACTCCCTTCACACTTATTCCCTTTCTGCAAACGATTTTTTTAGCATTGATGTGAGAACCAGGACTGACGGTGCTAAGTATGCAGAGCTGATTGTGGTCAGAGAGCTGGATCGCGAGTTGAAGTCGACTTACGAACTCCAGCTCACTGCCTCTGACAAAGGGGTGCCTCAGAGATCTGGGTCATCCctcctgaaaatcagcatttctgatTCCAATGACAACAGCCCTGTGTTTGAGCAGCAGTCATATATTATCCAGCTCTTGGAAAACTCTCCTATTGGGACTTTGCTCATAGACCTCAATGCTACTGATCCAGATGAGGGCGCCAATGGGAAGGTCGTGTATTCCTTTAGCAGTCATGTGTCTGCCAAAATTATAGAAACTTTTAGGATAGACCCAGAAAAAGGCCACCTGACCCTGCTGAAGCAAGTGGACTATGAAGTAACCAAATCCTATGAAATTGACGCTCAGGCTCAGGATATGGGGCCAAATTCTATTCCAGCTCACTgcaaaattataattaaagTTGTGGATGTGAATGACAACAAGCCAGAAATCAACTTAAACCTGATGTccacagagagagaagaggTAGCTTGCATTTCTGAGGGGTCACCCCTGGACACCTTTGTTGCCCTGGTCAGAGTGCAAGATAAGGACTCTGGTGTAAATGGAGAGATCGTTTGTAAGCTCCATGGGCATGGCCACTTTAAACTTCAAAAGACTTATGAAAATAACTATTTAATCTTAACCAATGCCACTCTAGATAGGGAAAAGAGATCTGAATACATCTTGACTGTAATAGCAGAGGACAAGGGAACGCCAAGTCTCTCCACAGTGAAACACTTTACTGTCCAAATCAGTGATGAAAATGACAACCCACCCCGCTTCCAGACAAACAGATATGAAGTTGTTATCTTGGAAAATAACTCTCCTGGAGCATACATCACATCAGTCACAGCCACAGACCCAGATCTAGGTGACAATGGGCAGGTGACCTACACTATTTTGGAGAACTCTGTTTTGGGAAGTTCTATAACCACCTATGTTACCATCGATCCCTCCAACGGGGCGATCTATGCCCTGCGAACCTTCGATCATGAAGAAGTAAATCAAATTGCCTTCACGGTCCAAGCTAGGGATGGAGGGAGCCAGCAGCTCATTAGCAACGCCACGGTTGTACTCACCATCATTGATGAGAATGACAACGCTCCCGTCATCGTGGGGCCGGCGCTACgcaacagcacagcagaaatctCAATCCCTAAAGATGCTGAAATTGGCTTTCTTGTCACCAGGATAAGGGCTACAGACAGAGACTCTGGTATGAactctgagctcagctgctccataGCAGCTGACAAGGAAAACAACATCTTTGTGATGGATCCGCAGACTTGTGACATCTCTATCAATGTGAGTGTTGAATCGGTTCCAGCAAAACAATGGGAGTTTTTGGTGATAGTCCAGGATAAAGGCAGTCCTCAGCTTAGTACTAAAGCTCTTCTGAAATGTACCATTTTGGAGCATGTTTATTCATTTTCAAGCACGGAAGCAACTTTGGTAAGCCAGCCCTCCCTGGACATCTCCATGATAACGATTATATCCTTAGGATCTATATGTGCCGTGTTGTTGGTTATTATGGTTATCTTTGCCACGAGGTGCAATCGAGAGAAAAAGGACACCCGCTCTTACAACTGTCGCGTGGCCGAGTCGACCTACCAGCACCACCCAAAACGTCCCTCCAGGCAGATCCACAAAGGGGACATCACACTGGTGCCGACAGTTAATGGCACTCTACCCATCAGGTCCCACCACAGagcatcaccatcatcatcccCGGCCCTGGAGAGGGGTCAGATGAGCAGCCGGCAGAGCCACCACAGCCACCAATCCCTGAACAGCCTGGTGACCATCTCCTCCAACCATGTGCCTGAAAACTTCTCCCTGGAACTCACCCATGCTACACCAGCTGTCGAG caggtttctcagcttctctcGATGCTTCATCAGGGCCAGTATCAACCAAGGCCAAGTTTTCGAGGAAACAAATATTCCAGAAGCTACAG ATATGCCCTACAAGATATGGATAAATTCAGCTTGAAAGACAGTGGCCGGGGTGATAGTGAAGCTGGAGACAGTGATTATGATTTGGGGAGAGAGTCTCCAATTGACAGACTTCTTGGGGAAGGATTCAGTGACCTTTTCCTTACAGATGGAAGAATTCCTGCAG CCATGCGCCTGTGCACGGAGGAGTGCAGGGTCCTGGGCCACTCGGACCAGTGCTGGATGCCCCCGCTGCCCTCTCCCTCCTCCGACTACAGAAGCAACATGTTCATCCCTGGCGAGGAGTTCCAgtcaccccagcagcagcagcagcagcagcagcacctgcagcagcagcaccaccagggCCTCGAGGAGGATGCCCAGGCAGCCGACGCCGGTGAGAAGAAGAAGAGCTTTTCAACATTCGGGAAGGACTGCCAGGGCGAGGAGGAATCAGGGGACTCCTGCACCTCCTCGCTCCTCTCCGAAATGAGCAGCGTCTTCCAGCGCCTGCTGCCCCCCTCGCTGGACGCCTACACGGAGTGCAACGAGATGGATCGCGCCAACTCGCTGGAGCGCAGGAAGGGACATCTGCCAGCCAAGAGTGTGAATTACCCGCCGGGggtggcagcctgggcagccagCACGCATTTCCAAAACCCTGCCAACAACGGGCCCGCTCTGGGGACTCACTCGGGCGCACAGCCTTCGTCCAAATGGCTGCCGGCCATGGAGGAGATCCCGGAGAATTATGAGGAGGATGATTTTGACAATGTGCTCAACCACCTCAGCGATGGCAAACATGAACTCATGGATGCCAGCGAGCTGGTGGCAGAAATTAACAAGCTGCTGCAAGATGTCCGGCAGAACTAG
- the PCDH18 gene encoding protocadherin-18 isoform X2, which translates to MYQIDGKMHFLFLFALIVMSYNNAVLGKNLKYRIYEEQRVGSVIARLSEDVADVLLKMPNPSSVRFRAMQRGNSPLLVVREDNGEISIGAKIDREQLCQKNLNCSIEFDVITLPTEHLQLFHVEVEVLDINDNSPQFSRALIPIEISESAAVGTRIPLDSAFDPDVGDNSLHTYSLSANDFFSIDVRTRTDGAKYAELIVVRELDRELKSTYELQLTASDKGVPQRSGSSLLKISISDSNDNSPVFEQQSYIIQLLENSPIGTLLIDLNATDPDEGANGKVVYSFSSHVSAKIIETFRIDPEKGHLTLLKQVDYEVTKSYEIDAQAQDMGPNSIPAHCKIIIKVVDVNDNKPEINLNLMSTEREEVACISEGSPLDTFVALVRVQDKDSGVNGEIVCKLHGHGHFKLQKTYENNYLILTNATLDREKRSEYILTVIAEDKGTPSLSTVKHFTVQISDENDNPPRFQTNRYEVVILENNSPGAYITSVTATDPDLGDNGQVTYTILENSVLGSSITTYVTIDPSNGAIYALRTFDHEEVNQIAFTVQARDGGSQQLISNATVVLTIIDENDNAPVIVGPALRNSTAEISIPKDAEIGFLVTRIRATDRDSGMNSELSCSIAADKENNIFVMDPQTCDISINVSVESVPAKQWEFLVIVQDKGSPQLSTKALLKCTILEHVYSFSSTEATLVSQPSLDISMITIISLGSICAVLLVIMVIFATRCNREKKDTRSYNCRVAESTYQHHPKRPSRQIHKGDITLVPTVNGTLPIRSHHRASPSSSPALERGQMSSRQSHHSHQSLNSLVTISSNHVPENFSLELTHATPAVEVSQLLSMLHQGQYQPRPSFRGNKYSRSYRYALQDMDKFSLKDSGRGDSEAGDSDYDLGRESPIDRLLGEGFSDLFLTDGRIPAAMRLCTEECRVLGHSDQCWMPPLPSPSSDYRSNMFIPGEEFQSPQQQQQQQQHLQQQHHQGLEEDAQAADAGEKKKSFSTFGKDCQGEEESGDSCTSSLLSEMSSVFQRLLPPSLDAYTECNEMDRANSLERRKGHLPAKSVNYPPGVAAWAASTHFQNPANNGPALGTHSGAQPSSKWLPAMEEIPENYEEDDFDNVLNHLSDGKHELMDASELVAEINKLLQDVRQN; encoded by the exons ATGTATCAAATCGACGgtaaaatgcactttttattcctttttgcACTGATTGTAATGTCTTACAATAATGCTGTGCTGGGCAAGAATTTGAAATACAGGATTTATGAGGAGCAGAGGGTTGGATCAGTAATAGCAAGACTATCGGAGGATGTTGCtgatgttttattaaaaatgcctAACCCTTCCTCAGTTCGGTTTCGAGCCATGCAGAGGGGAAATTCTCCCTTGCTTGTAGTCCGTGAGGATAATGGAGAAATCAGCATAGGAGCTAAAATTGATCGGGAACAACTGTGCCAGAAAAACTTGAACTGCTCCATAGAGTTTGATGTGATCACTCTGCCCACTGAGcatctgcagcttttccatgttGAAGTTGAAGTGCTGGATATTAATGACAACTCTCCGCAGTTTTCCAGAGCTCTTATCCCTATTGAGATATCAGAGAGTGCAGCTGTAGGAACTCGGATCCCTTTGGACAGTGCTTTTGATCCAGATGTGGGAGACAACTCCCTTCACACTTATTCCCTTTCTGCAAACGATTTTTTTAGCATTGATGTGAGAACCAGGACTGACGGTGCTAAGTATGCAGAGCTGATTGTGGTCAGAGAGCTGGATCGCGAGTTGAAGTCGACTTACGAACTCCAGCTCACTGCCTCTGACAAAGGGGTGCCTCAGAGATCTGGGTCATCCctcctgaaaatcagcatttctgatTCCAATGACAACAGCCCTGTGTTTGAGCAGCAGTCATATATTATCCAGCTCTTGGAAAACTCTCCTATTGGGACTTTGCTCATAGACCTCAATGCTACTGATCCAGATGAGGGCGCCAATGGGAAGGTCGTGTATTCCTTTAGCAGTCATGTGTCTGCCAAAATTATAGAAACTTTTAGGATAGACCCAGAAAAAGGCCACCTGACCCTGCTGAAGCAAGTGGACTATGAAGTAACCAAATCCTATGAAATTGACGCTCAGGCTCAGGATATGGGGCCAAATTCTATTCCAGCTCACTgcaaaattataattaaagTTGTGGATGTGAATGACAACAAGCCAGAAATCAACTTAAACCTGATGTccacagagagagaagaggTAGCTTGCATTTCTGAGGGGTCACCCCTGGACACCTTTGTTGCCCTGGTCAGAGTGCAAGATAAGGACTCTGGTGTAAATGGAGAGATCGTTTGTAAGCTCCATGGGCATGGCCACTTTAAACTTCAAAAGACTTATGAAAATAACTATTTAATCTTAACCAATGCCACTCTAGATAGGGAAAAGAGATCTGAATACATCTTGACTGTAATAGCAGAGGACAAGGGAACGCCAAGTCTCTCCACAGTGAAACACTTTACTGTCCAAATCAGTGATGAAAATGACAACCCACCCCGCTTCCAGACAAACAGATATGAAGTTGTTATCTTGGAAAATAACTCTCCTGGAGCATACATCACATCAGTCACAGCCACAGACCCAGATCTAGGTGACAATGGGCAGGTGACCTACACTATTTTGGAGAACTCTGTTTTGGGAAGTTCTATAACCACCTATGTTACCATCGATCCCTCCAACGGGGCGATCTATGCCCTGCGAACCTTCGATCATGAAGAAGTAAATCAAATTGCCTTCACGGTCCAAGCTAGGGATGGAGGGAGCCAGCAGCTCATTAGCAACGCCACGGTTGTACTCACCATCATTGATGAGAATGACAACGCTCCCGTCATCGTGGGGCCGGCGCTACgcaacagcacagcagaaatctCAATCCCTAAAGATGCTGAAATTGGCTTTCTTGTCACCAGGATAAGGGCTACAGACAGAGACTCTGGTATGAactctgagctcagctgctccataGCAGCTGACAAGGAAAACAACATCTTTGTGATGGATCCGCAGACTTGTGACATCTCTATCAATGTGAGTGTTGAATCGGTTCCAGCAAAACAATGGGAGTTTTTGGTGATAGTCCAGGATAAAGGCAGTCCTCAGCTTAGTACTAAAGCTCTTCTGAAATGTACCATTTTGGAGCATGTTTATTCATTTTCAAGCACGGAAGCAACTTTGGTAAGCCAGCCCTCCCTGGACATCTCCATGATAACGATTATATCCTTAGGATCTATATGTGCCGTGTTGTTGGTTATTATGGTTATCTTTGCCACGAGGTGCAATCGAGAGAAAAAGGACACCCGCTCTTACAACTGTCGCGTGGCCGAGTCGACCTACCAGCACCACCCAAAACGTCCCTCCAGGCAGATCCACAAAGGGGACATCACACTGGTGCCGACAGTTAATGGCACTCTACCCATCAGGTCCCACCACAGagcatcaccatcatcatcccCGGCCCTGGAGAGGGGTCAGATGAGCAGCCGGCAGAGCCACCACAGCCACCAATCCCTGAACAGCCTGGTGACCATCTCCTCCAACCATGTGCCTGAAAACTTCTCCCTGGAACTCACCCATGCTACACCAGCTGTCGAG gtttctcagcttctctcGATGCTTCATCAGGGCCAGTATCAACCAAGGCCAAGTTTTCGAGGAAACAAATATTCCAGAAGCTACAG ATATGCCCTACAAGATATGGATAAATTCAGCTTGAAAGACAGTGGCCGGGGTGATAGTGAAGCTGGAGACAGTGATTATGATTTGGGGAGAGAGTCTCCAATTGACAGACTTCTTGGGGAAGGATTCAGTGACCTTTTCCTTACAGATGGAAGAATTCCTGCAG CCATGCGCCTGTGCACGGAGGAGTGCAGGGTCCTGGGCCACTCGGACCAGTGCTGGATGCCCCCGCTGCCCTCTCCCTCCTCCGACTACAGAAGCAACATGTTCATCCCTGGCGAGGAGTTCCAgtcaccccagcagcagcagcagcagcagcagcacctgcagcagcagcaccaccagggCCTCGAGGAGGATGCCCAGGCAGCCGACGCCGGTGAGAAGAAGAAGAGCTTTTCAACATTCGGGAAGGACTGCCAGGGCGAGGAGGAATCAGGGGACTCCTGCACCTCCTCGCTCCTCTCCGAAATGAGCAGCGTCTTCCAGCGCCTGCTGCCCCCCTCGCTGGACGCCTACACGGAGTGCAACGAGATGGATCGCGCCAACTCGCTGGAGCGCAGGAAGGGACATCTGCCAGCCAAGAGTGTGAATTACCCGCCGGGggtggcagcctgggcagccagCACGCATTTCCAAAACCCTGCCAACAACGGGCCCGCTCTGGGGACTCACTCGGGCGCACAGCCTTCGTCCAAATGGCTGCCGGCCATGGAGGAGATCCCGGAGAATTATGAGGAGGATGATTTTGACAATGTGCTCAACCACCTCAGCGATGGCAAACATGAACTCATGGATGCCAGCGAGCTGGTGGCAGAAATTAACAAGCTGCTGCAAGATGTCCGGCAGAACTAG